From one Ctenopharyngodon idella isolate HZGC_01 chromosome 15, HZGC01, whole genome shotgun sequence genomic stretch:
- the usp32 gene encoding ubiquitin carboxyl-terminal hydrolase 32 isoform X2, which produces MGAKESRIGFLSYDEAVKRVTDVELKRLRDAFKRTSGLSVYMTQQCFYREVLGDGVPPKVAEVIYTSFGGTSKGLHFNYLIVGLVLLTRGRDEEKAKYIFSLFASDSGAYVVREDVENMLRSVDGEVPPSLRKCFTEGEKVNYEKFKSWLLQNKDAFTFSRWLLSGGVCVTLTDDSDTPTFYQTLAGVTHLEESDIIDLEKRYWLLKAQSRTGRFDLETFVPLVSPPIHASLSEGLFHAFDENRDNHIDFKEISCGLSACCRGPVAERQKFCFKVFDIDRDGVLSRDEIHEMVVALLEVWKDNRTDTLPEFDSSVSDIVEDILKMHDTTKQGHLTLEDYQIWSVKSALANEFLNLLFQVCHIVLGLRPATPEEEGQIIRGWLERESRHGLQPSQNWFLISMQWWQQWKDYVRYDNKSIVIEQPSMQGSGMRSSQSAAPIEPVLNRIGIVVRSPSSPEEKFPDNISSSSEASESTGNSLTPHISSSATDVCFARQQNVSDNNNQCFSSANGHLPNSMAAQRPGAIDNQPLVTTEPMKAPTLTMEGGRLKKSQQLLASRDFETVPEPVWRALYHWYGANLSLPRPVIMSTVTAQPELELFPRYLLFLRQQPATRSPQSNIWVNMGNVPSPNAPLKRVLAYTGCFSRMGTIKDIHEYLSQRLRIKEEDMRLWLYNSENYLTLLDDEDHTLESLKIQDEQHLVIEVRNKDMSWPEEMSFIANSSKIDRHKVPTEKGATGLSNLGNTCFMNSSIQCVSNTKPLTEYFISGRHLYELNRTNPIGMRGHMAKCYGDLVQELWSGTQKNVAPLKLRWTIAKYAPRFNGFQQQDSQELLAFLLDGLHEDLNRVHEKPYVELKDSDGRPDHEVATEAWENHLRRNRSIVVDLFHGQLRSQVKCKTCGHISARFDPFNFLSLPLPMDSSMHLEITVIKLDGSTPVRYGLRLNMDEKYMGLKKQLSELCSLKPEQILLAEVHTSNIKNFPQDNQKVRHSVNCFLCAFEIPVPGSPTSLTSPVQTEKAPIANGTAGNNHIGKSGLIPNGMPSTVVPCTPEKPLANGIPNGHAVLVQDSPFIGYIIAMHRKMMRTELYFLSSQKNRPSLFGMPLIVPCTVHTSKKDLYDAVWIQVSRLASPLPPQEASNHAQDCDDSMGYQYPFTLRVVQKDGNSCAWCPWYRFCRGCTVDCNEDRASLGNAYIAVDWDPTALHLRYQTSQERIVEEHPSVEQSRRAQAEPISLDSCLKAFTSEEELGEDELYYCSKCKTHRLATKKLDLWRLPPVLIVHLKRFQFVNGRWIKSQKIVKFPRESFDPSAFLAPREVAQSMGSLQSLQSECLVEELQRLERGDSSVSSISTTTVASPPTSGRGTPCSIRRVGSPLSRNSSPGGSPRNTGRKQGRLRLPQLGSRHRLCNSKENLDACSKESETEPEHGTVTDGENQMPSDTNAQDTWSLDASSNDCDVIMVNGLGQDSSQSNGHSEVSADLDTPHQRNDIFLEPLYNLYAISCHSGIMGGGHYVTYAKNPNEKWYCYNDSSCKEVHSDEIDTDSAYILFYEQQGVDYSQFLPKTEGKKMADTTSMDEDFESDYKKYCVLQ; this is translated from the exons GGAGAAAAAGTGAATTATGAGAAGTTTAAGAGCTGGCTCCTGCAGAATAAAGATGCTTTCACATTCTCCCGCTGGCTGCTGTCAGGTGGCGTGTGCGTCACGTTGACCGACGACAGCGACACACCCACCTTCTATCAAACCCTGGCAGGTGTCACACACT TAGAAGAATCGGACATTATCGACTTGGAAAAGCGCTATTGGCTGCTGAAAGCCCAATCAAGGACAGGCCGCTTTGATTTGGAAACCTTTGTCCCTCTGGTCTCGCCCCCTATTCATGCATCGCTAAGTGAAG GCTTGTTTCATGCTTTTGATGAGAATCGGGACAATCATATTGACTTTAAGGAGATATCGTGCGGGCTCTCAGCTTGCTGTCGGGGCCCTGTAGCAGAGAGGCAGAAGT TTTGTTTTAAAGTGTTCGACATAGATCGGGATGGAGTTCTGTCCAGGGATGAGATTCACGAAATGGTGGTGGCGCTGCTGGAAGTGTGGAAGGATAACCGTACAGATACCCTCCCC GAGTTTGATTCCAGCGTGTCAGACATTGTAGAGGACATACTGAAAATGCATGACACAACAAAA CAAGGGCACTTAACCCTGGAGGACTATCAGATATGGAGCGTGAAAAGTGCCCTCGCCAATGAGTTCCTCAACTTGCTGTTTCAG GTGTGTCATATCGTCCTGGGCCTGCGTCCTGCAACCCCTGAAGAGGAAGGCCAGATCATTAG GGGTTGGCTGGAGCGGGAAAGCAGGCATGGGCTACAGCCCAGTCAGAACTGGTTTCTGATCTCCATGCAGTGGTGGCAGCAGTGGAAAGACTATGTCAGATAT GATAATAAGTCGATTGTCATAGAGCAGCCGTCGATGCAGGGCAGTGGGATGAGAAGTTCTCAGTCTGCGGCACCTATAGAGCCTGTCCTGAACAGAATTGGAATAGTTGTACGTTCTCCCAGTTCCCCAGAGGAAAAATTCCCTGACAACATCTCCAGCTCATCGGAGGCCTCAGAGAGCACTGGTAATA GCCTGACCCCACACATCAGTTCTTCTGCCACAGACGTCTGCTTCGCTCGGCAGCAAAACGTCTCTGACAACAACAACCAATGTTTCTCCAGCGCCAATGGCCATTTGCCCAACAGCATGGCCGCACAGAGGCCCGGTGCCATAGACAACCAGCCTCTGGTGACCACCGAGCCCATGAAG GCACCTACGCTGACTATGGAAGGAGGGCGGCTGAAGAAGTCCCAACAGCTGTTGGCTAGCAGGGACTTTGAGACTGTGCCAGAGCCGGTATGGAGGGCACTTTATCACTGGTATGGGGCCAACCTCAGCCTCCCCCGACCG GTCATCATGTCTACAGTCACGGCTCAACCAGAACTAGAGCTCTTCCCCCGCTACCTTCTGTTCCTGCGACAGCAACCGGCCACACGCAGCCCTCAGTCCAACATCTGGGTCAATATGG GAAATGTTCCTTCTCCAAACGCCCCTCTGAAGCGAGTGCTGGCATACACGGGCTGTTTCAGCAGGATGGGCACCATTAAAGACATTCATGAGTACCTGTCCCAGAGGTTACGCATCAAAGAAGAGGACATGCGCCTCTGGCTCTACAACAGTGAG AATTACCTCACTCTCCTGGACGATGAAGATCACACTTTAGAAAGTTTGAAAATTCAAGACGAACAGCACTTAGTCATTGAGG TTCGAAACAAAGATATGAGCTGGCCAGAGGAAATGTCTTTCATTGCAAACAGCAGCAAAATCGACAGACACAAAG TTCCTACTGAGAAAGGTGCCACAGGTTTGAGTAACCTGGGTAACACATGCTTCATGaactccagtattcagtgtgTAAGCAATACCAAGCCCCTCACTGAGTACTTCATCTCAGGGCGACACCTTTATGAGCTTAACAG AACCAATCCGATAGGAATGCGTGGTCACATGGCCAAATGCTATGGTGATTTGGTACAGGAACTCTGGAGCGGCACCCAGAAGAACGTTGCACCTCTAAAACTCAGG tGGACGATAGCAAAGTATGCTCCAAGATTCAACGGCTTCCAGCAGCAAGACTCCCAGGAGCTCTTGGCCTTCCTCTTGGATGGGCTTCACGAAGACTTGAATCGCGTGCATGAGAAGCCGTATGTGGAGCTCAAGGATAGTGATGGACGGCCAGATCATGAAGTGGCCACAGAG GCCTGGGAAAACCATTTGCGGAGAAATCGTTCAATTGTGGTGGACCTCTTCCATGGGCAGCTCAGGTCCCAGGTGAAGTGCAAGACCTGTGGCCACATCAGCGCCCGCTTCGATCCCTTTAACTTCCTATCGCTGCCTCTGCCCATGGACAGCTCCATGCACTTAGAAATCACAG TTATCAAACTTGACGGCTCTACTCCTGTGCGGTACGGGCTCCGTCTCAACATGGATGAGAAATACATGGGCCTGAAGAAACAGCTAAGTGAGCTGTGCAGCCTGAAACCTGAGCAGATCCTACTGGCTGAGGTTCACACGTCCAACATCAAG AACTTTCCTCAGGACAACCAGAAGGTGCGACACTCTGTGAACTGCTTCCTCTGTGCATTTGAAATCCCTGTGCCTGGCTCACCCACCTCACTCACCTCTCCAGTGCAAACAG aaaaagcACCTATAGCCAACGGGACAGCAGGAAACAATCACATTGGAAAGTCTGGCCTGATTCCCAATGGCATGCCCAGCACAGTGGTCCCCTGCACCCCTGAGAAGCCCCTTGCCAATGGTATCCCTAATGGTCATGCTGTACTGGTCCAAGACAGCCCCTTCATTGGCTACATCATTGCCATGCACAGAAAGATG ATGCGGACGGAGCTGTATTTCCTGTCCTCTCAGAAAAACAGGCCCAGTCTGTTTGGTATGCCGCTTATTGTGCCGTGCACTGTGCATACGAGTAAAAAGGACCTGTATGATGCTGTGTGGATCCAGGTGTCCAGACTTGCCAGCCCTCTGCCCCCACAGGAAGCCAGCAACCACGCTCAAGACTG TGATGACAGTATGGGCTACCAATACCCCTTCACTCTGCGGGTGGTGCAGAAAGATGGTAATTCCTGTGCCTGGTGTCCCTGGTACAG GTTCTGCAGAGGCTGCACAGTGGACTGTAACGAAGACAGAGCATCTTTGGGGAATGCCTACATTGCTGTAGATTGGGACCCCACCGCCCTGCACCTTCGCTACCAGACCTCTCAGGAAAGA ATAGTGGAAGAGCATCCCAGTGTTGAGCAAAGTCGTCGTGCTCAGGCAGAGCCCATCAGTCTGGACAGTTGTCTGAAAGCCTTCACCAGTGAAGAAGAGTTAGGGGAGGATGAACTCTATTACTGCTCCAAGTGTAAGACCCACCGCCTGGCCACCAAGAAGCTGGACCTCTGGAGGCTGCCCCCCGTACTG ATTGTTCATTTGAAACGCTTCCAGTTTGTCAATGGTCGGTGGATTAAGTCTCAGAAGATTGTGAAGTTTCCACGCGAGAGCTTTGACCCCAGTGCGTTCCTGGCCCCGCGGGAGGTAGCTCAGAGCATGGGCAGCTTGCAGAGCCTCCAGAGCGAATGCCTAGTGGAGGAGCTCCAGAGGCTGGAGAGAGGAGACTCCTCTGTGTCCTCCATCTCCACTACTACTGTGGCCAGTCCTCCCACCTCTGGCAGAG GCACCCCATGCTCCATCAGGAGGGTGGGCAGCCCATTGAGCAGAAACAGCAGCCCTGGCGGCAGCCCCAGGAATACGGGACGGAAACAGGGGCGTCTACGTCTTCCCCAGCTGGGCAGTAGACATCGACTCTGCAACAGCAAAGAAAACCTGGATGCCTGTAGCAAGGAGAGTGAGACAGAGCCAGAACATGGCACAGTGACTGACGGGGAGAATCAGATGCCATCTGATACAAATGCGCAAGACACATGGTCACTGGACGCCTCAAGCAACGACTGCGATGTCATTATGGTGAATGGACTGGGACAAGACAGCAGTCAGAGTAATGGACACTCAGAGGTCAGCGCAGACCTGGACACCCCTCACCAAAGAAATGACATCTTCCTGGAGCCCCTGTACAATTTATATGCAATCTCA tGCCATTCAGGAATAATGGGAGGGGGACACTATGTGACTTATGCTAAAAACCCCAATGAAAAATGGTACTGTTACAATGACAGCAGCTGCAAG GAAGTTCACTCGGACGAAATTGACACAGATTCAGCTTACATCCTGTTCTATGAGCAACAGGGAGTGGACTACtcacagtttctgccaaaaaCAGAGGGCAAAAAGATGGCAGACACCACTAGCATGGACGAAGACTTTGAATCTGACTACAAGAAGTACTGTGTGCTGCAGTGA
- the usp32 gene encoding ubiquitin carboxyl-terminal hydrolase 32 isoform X1 → MGAKESRIGFLSYDEAVKRVTDVELKRLRDAFKRTSGLSVYMTQQCFYREVLGDGVPPKVAEVIYTSFGGTSKGLHFNYLIVGLVLLTRGRDEEKAKYIFSLFASDSGAYVVREDVENMLRSVDGEVPPSLRKCFTEGEKVNYEKFKSWLLQNKDAFTFSRWLLSGGVCVTLTDDSDTPTFYQTLAGVTHLEESDIIDLEKRYWLLKAQSRTGRFDLETFVPLVSPPIHASLSEGLFHAFDENRDNHIDFKEISCGLSACCRGPVAERQKFCFKVFDIDRDGVLSRDEIHEMVVALLEVWKDNRTDTLPEFDSSVSDIVEDILKMHDTTKQGHLTLEDYQIWSVKSALANEFLNLLFQVCHIVLGLRPATPEEEGQIIRGWLERESRHGLQPSQNWFLISMQWWQQWKDYVRYDNKSIVIEQPSMQGSGMRSSQSAAPIEPVLNRIGIVVRSPSSPEEKFPDNISSSSEASESTGNSLTPHISSSATDVCFARQQNVSDNNNQCFSSANGHLPNSMAAQRPGAIDNQPLVTTEPMKAPTLTMEGGRLKKSQQLLASRDFETVPEPVWRALYHWYGANLSLPRPVIMSTVTAQPELELFPRYLLFLRQQPATRSPQSNIWVNMGMSSLRMFPPHMPRGNVPSPNAPLKRVLAYTGCFSRMGTIKDIHEYLSQRLRIKEEDMRLWLYNSENYLTLLDDEDHTLESLKIQDEQHLVIEVRNKDMSWPEEMSFIANSSKIDRHKVPTEKGATGLSNLGNTCFMNSSIQCVSNTKPLTEYFISGRHLYELNRTNPIGMRGHMAKCYGDLVQELWSGTQKNVAPLKLRWTIAKYAPRFNGFQQQDSQELLAFLLDGLHEDLNRVHEKPYVELKDSDGRPDHEVATEAWENHLRRNRSIVVDLFHGQLRSQVKCKTCGHISARFDPFNFLSLPLPMDSSMHLEITVIKLDGSTPVRYGLRLNMDEKYMGLKKQLSELCSLKPEQILLAEVHTSNIKNFPQDNQKVRHSVNCFLCAFEIPVPGSPTSLTSPVQTEKAPIANGTAGNNHIGKSGLIPNGMPSTVVPCTPEKPLANGIPNGHAVLVQDSPFIGYIIAMHRKMMRTELYFLSSQKNRPSLFGMPLIVPCTVHTSKKDLYDAVWIQVSRLASPLPPQEASNHAQDCDDSMGYQYPFTLRVVQKDGNSCAWCPWYRFCRGCTVDCNEDRASLGNAYIAVDWDPTALHLRYQTSQERIVEEHPSVEQSRRAQAEPISLDSCLKAFTSEEELGEDELYYCSKCKTHRLATKKLDLWRLPPVLIVHLKRFQFVNGRWIKSQKIVKFPRESFDPSAFLAPREVAQSMGSLQSLQSECLVEELQRLERGDSSVSSISTTTVASPPTSGRGTPCSIRRVGSPLSRNSSPGGSPRNTGRKQGRLRLPQLGSRHRLCNSKENLDACSKESETEPEHGTVTDGENQMPSDTNAQDTWSLDASSNDCDVIMVNGLGQDSSQSNGHSEVSADLDTPHQRNDIFLEPLYNLYAISCHSGIMGGGHYVTYAKNPNEKWYCYNDSSCKEVHSDEIDTDSAYILFYEQQGVDYSQFLPKTEGKKMADTTSMDEDFESDYKKYCVLQ, encoded by the exons GGAGAAAAAGTGAATTATGAGAAGTTTAAGAGCTGGCTCCTGCAGAATAAAGATGCTTTCACATTCTCCCGCTGGCTGCTGTCAGGTGGCGTGTGCGTCACGTTGACCGACGACAGCGACACACCCACCTTCTATCAAACCCTGGCAGGTGTCACACACT TAGAAGAATCGGACATTATCGACTTGGAAAAGCGCTATTGGCTGCTGAAAGCCCAATCAAGGACAGGCCGCTTTGATTTGGAAACCTTTGTCCCTCTGGTCTCGCCCCCTATTCATGCATCGCTAAGTGAAG GCTTGTTTCATGCTTTTGATGAGAATCGGGACAATCATATTGACTTTAAGGAGATATCGTGCGGGCTCTCAGCTTGCTGTCGGGGCCCTGTAGCAGAGAGGCAGAAGT TTTGTTTTAAAGTGTTCGACATAGATCGGGATGGAGTTCTGTCCAGGGATGAGATTCACGAAATGGTGGTGGCGCTGCTGGAAGTGTGGAAGGATAACCGTACAGATACCCTCCCC GAGTTTGATTCCAGCGTGTCAGACATTGTAGAGGACATACTGAAAATGCATGACACAACAAAA CAAGGGCACTTAACCCTGGAGGACTATCAGATATGGAGCGTGAAAAGTGCCCTCGCCAATGAGTTCCTCAACTTGCTGTTTCAG GTGTGTCATATCGTCCTGGGCCTGCGTCCTGCAACCCCTGAAGAGGAAGGCCAGATCATTAG GGGTTGGCTGGAGCGGGAAAGCAGGCATGGGCTACAGCCCAGTCAGAACTGGTTTCTGATCTCCATGCAGTGGTGGCAGCAGTGGAAAGACTATGTCAGATAT GATAATAAGTCGATTGTCATAGAGCAGCCGTCGATGCAGGGCAGTGGGATGAGAAGTTCTCAGTCTGCGGCACCTATAGAGCCTGTCCTGAACAGAATTGGAATAGTTGTACGTTCTCCCAGTTCCCCAGAGGAAAAATTCCCTGACAACATCTCCAGCTCATCGGAGGCCTCAGAGAGCACTGGTAATA GCCTGACCCCACACATCAGTTCTTCTGCCACAGACGTCTGCTTCGCTCGGCAGCAAAACGTCTCTGACAACAACAACCAATGTTTCTCCAGCGCCAATGGCCATTTGCCCAACAGCATGGCCGCACAGAGGCCCGGTGCCATAGACAACCAGCCTCTGGTGACCACCGAGCCCATGAAG GCACCTACGCTGACTATGGAAGGAGGGCGGCTGAAGAAGTCCCAACAGCTGTTGGCTAGCAGGGACTTTGAGACTGTGCCAGAGCCGGTATGGAGGGCACTTTATCACTGGTATGGGGCCAACCTCAGCCTCCCCCGACCG GTCATCATGTCTACAGTCACGGCTCAACCAGAACTAGAGCTCTTCCCCCGCTACCTTCTGTTCCTGCGACAGCAACCGGCCACACGCAGCCCTCAGTCCAACATCTGGGTCAATATGGGTATGAGCAGCCTGCGAATGTTCCCTCCACATATGCCCCGAG GAAATGTTCCTTCTCCAAACGCCCCTCTGAAGCGAGTGCTGGCATACACGGGCTGTTTCAGCAGGATGGGCACCATTAAAGACATTCATGAGTACCTGTCCCAGAGGTTACGCATCAAAGAAGAGGACATGCGCCTCTGGCTCTACAACAGTGAG AATTACCTCACTCTCCTGGACGATGAAGATCACACTTTAGAAAGTTTGAAAATTCAAGACGAACAGCACTTAGTCATTGAGG TTCGAAACAAAGATATGAGCTGGCCAGAGGAAATGTCTTTCATTGCAAACAGCAGCAAAATCGACAGACACAAAG TTCCTACTGAGAAAGGTGCCACAGGTTTGAGTAACCTGGGTAACACATGCTTCATGaactccagtattcagtgtgTAAGCAATACCAAGCCCCTCACTGAGTACTTCATCTCAGGGCGACACCTTTATGAGCTTAACAG AACCAATCCGATAGGAATGCGTGGTCACATGGCCAAATGCTATGGTGATTTGGTACAGGAACTCTGGAGCGGCACCCAGAAGAACGTTGCACCTCTAAAACTCAGG tGGACGATAGCAAAGTATGCTCCAAGATTCAACGGCTTCCAGCAGCAAGACTCCCAGGAGCTCTTGGCCTTCCTCTTGGATGGGCTTCACGAAGACTTGAATCGCGTGCATGAGAAGCCGTATGTGGAGCTCAAGGATAGTGATGGACGGCCAGATCATGAAGTGGCCACAGAG GCCTGGGAAAACCATTTGCGGAGAAATCGTTCAATTGTGGTGGACCTCTTCCATGGGCAGCTCAGGTCCCAGGTGAAGTGCAAGACCTGTGGCCACATCAGCGCCCGCTTCGATCCCTTTAACTTCCTATCGCTGCCTCTGCCCATGGACAGCTCCATGCACTTAGAAATCACAG TTATCAAACTTGACGGCTCTACTCCTGTGCGGTACGGGCTCCGTCTCAACATGGATGAGAAATACATGGGCCTGAAGAAACAGCTAAGTGAGCTGTGCAGCCTGAAACCTGAGCAGATCCTACTGGCTGAGGTTCACACGTCCAACATCAAG AACTTTCCTCAGGACAACCAGAAGGTGCGACACTCTGTGAACTGCTTCCTCTGTGCATTTGAAATCCCTGTGCCTGGCTCACCCACCTCACTCACCTCTCCAGTGCAAACAG aaaaagcACCTATAGCCAACGGGACAGCAGGAAACAATCACATTGGAAAGTCTGGCCTGATTCCCAATGGCATGCCCAGCACAGTGGTCCCCTGCACCCCTGAGAAGCCCCTTGCCAATGGTATCCCTAATGGTCATGCTGTACTGGTCCAAGACAGCCCCTTCATTGGCTACATCATTGCCATGCACAGAAAGATG ATGCGGACGGAGCTGTATTTCCTGTCCTCTCAGAAAAACAGGCCCAGTCTGTTTGGTATGCCGCTTATTGTGCCGTGCACTGTGCATACGAGTAAAAAGGACCTGTATGATGCTGTGTGGATCCAGGTGTCCAGACTTGCCAGCCCTCTGCCCCCACAGGAAGCCAGCAACCACGCTCAAGACTG TGATGACAGTATGGGCTACCAATACCCCTTCACTCTGCGGGTGGTGCAGAAAGATGGTAATTCCTGTGCCTGGTGTCCCTGGTACAG GTTCTGCAGAGGCTGCACAGTGGACTGTAACGAAGACAGAGCATCTTTGGGGAATGCCTACATTGCTGTAGATTGGGACCCCACCGCCCTGCACCTTCGCTACCAGACCTCTCAGGAAAGA ATAGTGGAAGAGCATCCCAGTGTTGAGCAAAGTCGTCGTGCTCAGGCAGAGCCCATCAGTCTGGACAGTTGTCTGAAAGCCTTCACCAGTGAAGAAGAGTTAGGGGAGGATGAACTCTATTACTGCTCCAAGTGTAAGACCCACCGCCTGGCCACCAAGAAGCTGGACCTCTGGAGGCTGCCCCCCGTACTG ATTGTTCATTTGAAACGCTTCCAGTTTGTCAATGGTCGGTGGATTAAGTCTCAGAAGATTGTGAAGTTTCCACGCGAGAGCTTTGACCCCAGTGCGTTCCTGGCCCCGCGGGAGGTAGCTCAGAGCATGGGCAGCTTGCAGAGCCTCCAGAGCGAATGCCTAGTGGAGGAGCTCCAGAGGCTGGAGAGAGGAGACTCCTCTGTGTCCTCCATCTCCACTACTACTGTGGCCAGTCCTCCCACCTCTGGCAGAG GCACCCCATGCTCCATCAGGAGGGTGGGCAGCCCATTGAGCAGAAACAGCAGCCCTGGCGGCAGCCCCAGGAATACGGGACGGAAACAGGGGCGTCTACGTCTTCCCCAGCTGGGCAGTAGACATCGACTCTGCAACAGCAAAGAAAACCTGGATGCCTGTAGCAAGGAGAGTGAGACAGAGCCAGAACATGGCACAGTGACTGACGGGGAGAATCAGATGCCATCTGATACAAATGCGCAAGACACATGGTCACTGGACGCCTCAAGCAACGACTGCGATGTCATTATGGTGAATGGACTGGGACAAGACAGCAGTCAGAGTAATGGACACTCAGAGGTCAGCGCAGACCTGGACACCCCTCACCAAAGAAATGACATCTTCCTGGAGCCCCTGTACAATTTATATGCAATCTCA tGCCATTCAGGAATAATGGGAGGGGGACACTATGTGACTTATGCTAAAAACCCCAATGAAAAATGGTACTGTTACAATGACAGCAGCTGCAAG GAAGTTCACTCGGACGAAATTGACACAGATTCAGCTTACATCCTGTTCTATGAGCAACAGGGAGTGGACTACtcacagtttctgccaaaaaCAGAGGGCAAAAAGATGGCAGACACCACTAGCATGGACGAAGACTTTGAATCTGACTACAAGAAGTACTGTGTGCTGCAGTGA